One part of the Georgfuchsia toluolica genome encodes these proteins:
- a CDS encoding thioesterase domain-containing protein, with product MSVAALLAELRHRDIRVWADGEQLRCSAPAGALVPKLREQLRQYKDDVLEFLHAAEALARQQPAIVPLQPHGARPAVFAAPGHNGDVFCYRALVQHLGDDQPFFGLQPPGLDGQSEPLASVEDLAAYFAAQIRAFCPEGPYVIAGYCAGGTIAFELARQLSRQGATIPFVALFGSPYPTWYRRLPQLREKVAHLKKHAQALISLSWKERRAYVSAKRQQHRQRSEAARLAAADPVLLRRTTVERTTLSAVRRYTPQTFAGRAVLFLPNEEWRRADSGTLRWPDAAAQRMEKYCGPDSCDGFNMLLEPYAAAFAELFRNAEAGTKRYAPGRQSKADPSLGTVRQVENDGEHILGI from the coding sequence GTGAGCGTAGCGGCCTTGCTTGCCGAATTGCGCCACCGCGACATCCGGGTCTGGGCGGATGGCGAGCAGTTGCGGTGCAGCGCGCCGGCTGGCGCACTGGTGCCGAAATTGCGCGAACAACTGCGCCAGTACAAGGACGATGTCCTCGAATTCCTGCACGCGGCCGAGGCGCTTGCCCGCCAGCAGCCGGCCATCGTGCCGCTCCAGCCGCATGGCGCACGGCCTGCGGTGTTCGCTGCGCCAGGCCACAACGGCGACGTGTTTTGCTACCGTGCCCTGGTGCAACATCTGGGCGACGATCAACCCTTCTTCGGGCTGCAGCCGCCGGGACTCGATGGCCAAAGCGAGCCGCTCGCGTCAGTCGAGGATCTGGCCGCCTACTTCGCCGCGCAAATCCGCGCCTTTTGTCCCGAAGGCCCGTATGTCATCGCCGGCTACTGTGCCGGTGGCACGATTGCTTTCGAACTGGCGCGGCAACTCAGCCGGCAGGGGGCCACGATTCCCTTTGTCGCCCTTTTCGGCAGCCCTTACCCGACCTGGTACCGACGCCTGCCGCAACTGCGTGAAAAGGTGGCACACCTGAAAAAGCATGCGCAAGCGCTGATCTCATTATCCTGGAAGGAGCGGCGCGCTTACGTGAGCGCCAAACGACAGCAACATCGGCAGCGCAGCGAAGCCGCGCGCCTGGCCGCGGCCGACCCGGTTCTGCTTCGCCGCACCACGGTCGAAAGAACCACCCTGAGCGCTGTCCGCCGCTATACCCCGCAAACCTTCGCGGGTCGTGCTGTGCTGTTCCTGCCCAACGAAGAATGGCGGCGAGCCGACAGCGGAACGCTGCGCTGGCCGGACGCGGCGGCGCAGCGGATGGAGAAATATTGCGGGCCGGATAGCTGCGATGGCTTCAACATGCTGTTGGAACCCTACGCCGCGGCGTTTGCCGAGCTTTTCCGAAATGCGGAGGCCGGCACCAAACGGTATGCGCCGGGCCGGCAGAGCAAAGCCGACCCGTCGCTGGGTACAGTCAGGCAGGTAGAGAACGACGGCGAACATATCTTGGGCATTTGA
- a CDS encoding non-ribosomal peptide synthetase, with protein MATSDTVLSRAVEAADTTLPMPNVCVHELFEQQVARTPDAVAVVFGERQLSYRQLNERANQVAHYLRRRGVGPEVLVGVCLERSPEMVVGLLGVLKSGAAYVPLDPTYPPERLDFMARDAGLRLLLTERKSRHLFAESGAEAVCLDTDWQAIALESATNPVTTASPDNLAYVIYTSGSTGRPKGVAVTSRALVNLLESMGQAPGLSESDVLLSVTTLAFDIAALELYLPLIKGAKVMLASRDETRDGQRLMARLSSSGATVMQATPATWRMLIDSGWEGTPGLKVLCGGEALKRDLADQLLQLAGEVWNMYGPTETTVWSSIWRVEPGAGAISIGQPIANTQLWVLDDYFEPVPVGVVGELCIGGIGLARGYWKRPDLTAERFVPDRLSGIDGARLYRTGDWARWMPDGRLECLGRIDHQIKIRGFRIEPAEIETAIAKHPAVRASVVVARGDDAEKLLVAYLVADHPPADLSNQLRALIRAALPEYMVPSAFIMLDAFPLTANGKIDRQALPPWSGASRATPANDSVMPRTETERAIAAIWAEMLKLDSVGVDDDFFDLGGQSLMAMKLVSRIRDAFGVNLPLRNLFDHSTVAGLAEVVDGLVWLAQAPSHGTCDREEIDL; from the coding sequence ATGGCTACTTCCGATACCGTCCTATCGCGCGCCGTCGAGGCGGCGGATACGACATTGCCAATGCCGAATGTTTGCGTACACGAATTGTTCGAGCAGCAGGTGGCGCGCACGCCGGATGCCGTGGCTGTGGTTTTTGGTGAACGGCAACTGAGTTACCGGCAACTCAACGAGCGGGCCAACCAGGTCGCCCATTATCTGCGCCGGCGCGGCGTCGGGCCCGAGGTCCTGGTCGGCGTCTGTCTCGAGCGTTCGCCGGAAATGGTGGTGGGCCTGTTGGGCGTCCTGAAATCGGGTGCCGCCTATGTGCCGCTCGATCCGACCTATCCGCCGGAACGGCTGGACTTCATGGCACGCGACGCCGGCTTGCGCCTGCTGCTCACTGAACGAAAGTCCCGGCACCTGTTCGCCGAATCCGGCGCCGAGGCCGTCTGCCTGGATACCGACTGGCAGGCAATCGCGCTGGAAAGCGCAACCAATCCGGTGACCACGGCCAGTCCGGACAATCTCGCCTATGTCATATATACCTCGGGATCGACCGGACGTCCAAAAGGGGTTGCCGTGACTAGTCGCGCCTTGGTGAACCTGCTCGAGTCGATGGGGCAGGCGCCCGGATTGAGCGAATCCGACGTGCTGCTCTCGGTAACGACTTTGGCATTCGATATTGCGGCACTGGAGTTGTATTTGCCTCTGATCAAGGGAGCCAAGGTGATGCTTGCCAGCCGCGACGAGACTCGGGACGGCCAACGTCTGATGGCGCGCTTGTCATCGTCTGGCGCGACAGTGATGCAGGCGACGCCGGCAACGTGGCGCATGCTGATCGATTCCGGATGGGAGGGAACGCCGGGCCTGAAAGTCTTGTGCGGCGGCGAGGCGCTGAAGCGCGATCTGGCCGATCAGCTGCTGCAACTCGCAGGCGAGGTATGGAATATGTATGGGCCGACAGAGACCACGGTGTGGTCCTCCATCTGGCGTGTCGAACCTGGCGCTGGAGCGATCTCGATTGGACAGCCAATAGCGAATACCCAGCTGTGGGTACTCGATGACTACTTCGAACCGGTGCCGGTGGGGGTGGTCGGAGAGCTTTGCATCGGCGGCATTGGCTTGGCGCGCGGCTACTGGAAACGCCCCGATCTGACCGCCGAGAGGTTCGTTCCCGACCGGCTTTCCGGGATCGATGGGGCCAGGCTTTATCGCACCGGTGACTGGGCGCGGTGGATGCCGGACGGCCGCCTGGAGTGCCTGGGGCGGATCGACCATCAAATCAAGATCCGCGGCTTTCGCATCGAGCCGGCGGAAATCGAGACCGCGATTGCCAAGCATCCCGCTGTTCGTGCCTCCGTGGTGGTGGCGCGCGGCGACGACGCGGAGAAACTTCTCGTGGCCTATCTCGTCGCCGATCATCCTCCTGCAGACCTATCCAATCAGTTGCGTGCACTCATTCGCGCAGCGCTGCCCGAATACATGGTCCCGTCGGCCTTCATCATGCTCGACGCATTCCCGCTGACGGCAAACGGCAAGATCGATCGCCAGGCGCTGCCGCCCTGGTCCGGCGCGAGCCGGGCGACGCCGGCAAACGACTCCGTCATGCCGCGCACGGAGACCGAGAGAGCGATCGCGGCCATCTGGGCGGAAATGCTGAAGCTCGATAGCGTCGGCGTCGACGACGATTTCTTCGACCTGGGCGGCCAGTCGTTGATGGCGATGAAACTCGTGTCGCGCATCCGCGATGCCTTCGGCGTGAATCTGCCGCTGCGCAATCTTTTCGATCATTCGACGGTCGCCGGACTGGCCGAGGTCGTCGACGGACTGGTGTGGCTGGCGCAGGCGCCCAGCCACGGTACCTGCGACCGGGAGGAGATCGATCTGTGA
- a CDS encoding amino acid adenylation domain-containing protein produces the protein MTLTQAKDFSLERGRAAPASLSEAGDQQSSAAWNDTSVAYPAAGLALHQLFERQAARTPAQMALVFEQQRLSYSELNRRANRLAHHLQQLGAGADTPIGLFVERSLEMVVGMLGILKAGAAYLPIDASFPPERIVFMLEDAGVRLLLTQTSLVSSLPAKAAPIVCLDSFGWGDAEIAPLCASAVEPGNLAYVIYTSGSTGRPKGVAIEHHNIVNYVLGVAERLQFRPGMHHATVSTIAADLGNTVIFPALATGGCLHVIARERTESQALLAEYFQREQIDVLKIVPSHLAALQSGQHPEQVMPKSHLILGGEASRLEWIEQLRRLAPQCKIYNHYGPTETTVGVLTYHVAAPLPATQSGTLPLGRPLPNSRIYLLDEQGRPVPVGVPGELCIGGRGVARGYLRRPELTAEKFVADPFSPDPEQRLYRSGDLARYLPDGNIEFCGRIDQQVKIHGNRVELGEIEAALRAQGGVREALVMAREDEPDVKQLVAYVVPKRMDQPLWEGNALHVLPDGSPVAHLNRNETDYIYNEIFVLQAYLRHGITIEDGDCIVDAGANIGLFTVFASRLARNLKVISFEPNPAAFACLKANAMVWGSSVKCLPLGLSSENKSAELTFFEGMSLLSGFYADAATEQDVVKNYVLNQSDESLNNETWTQEISELIDDKLKTKTVSTQLRTLSSIIADEGIDRIDLLKVNVEKSELDVLMGISPDDWPKIRQLVIEVDLDSNLGPILSLLELYGFEMLVEQDPLLSRTELCYVYAIRPSAEHRLLQQQSAEEHRRTLPAADAEILTPVTLRNHLKKRLPAYMMPAAFVLLEKLPLTANGKIDRQALPPWSGASRATPANDSVMPRTETERAIAAIWAEMLKLDSVGVDDDFFDLGGQSLMAMKLVSRIRDAFGVNLPLRNLFDHSTVAGLAEVVDGLVWLAQAPSHGTCDREEIDL, from the coding sequence ATGACATTGACTCAGGCGAAAGACTTTTCTCTGGAGCGCGGCCGGGCTGCGCCCGCGTCGCTCTCTGAAGCGGGCGACCAGCAATCATCGGCGGCGTGGAATGACACGTCCGTGGCCTATCCGGCGGCTGGACTCGCCTTGCACCAGTTGTTCGAACGGCAGGCGGCGCGCACTCCGGCTCAAATGGCATTGGTATTCGAACAGCAACGCCTGAGCTACAGCGAACTCAATCGTCGCGCCAATCGACTCGCGCATCATCTGCAACAACTTGGCGCCGGTGCGGATACGCCAATCGGGCTGTTCGTCGAGCGCTCACTGGAGATGGTGGTGGGCATGCTGGGTATCCTCAAGGCGGGTGCGGCCTATTTACCGATCGATGCTTCGTTTCCGCCGGAGCGCATTGTCTTCATGCTCGAAGATGCCGGTGTCAGATTGCTGCTGACGCAAACCAGCCTTGTTTCCAGCCTGCCGGCGAAGGCTGCACCAATAGTTTGCCTGGATTCATTTGGCTGGGGTGATGCCGAAATTGCACCACTCTGCGCCAGCGCCGTCGAGCCGGGAAATCTCGCCTATGTGATTTATACGAGTGGCTCGACCGGCCGCCCTAAAGGCGTCGCCATCGAACATCACAATATTGTCAATTACGTACTGGGTGTTGCCGAACGCTTGCAGTTCAGGCCTGGCATGCATCACGCCACGGTGTCGACCATCGCCGCCGACCTCGGGAATACCGTGATTTTCCCGGCGCTGGCGACCGGCGGCTGCCTGCATGTCATCGCCCGGGAGCGTACCGAGAGCCAGGCGTTGCTGGCGGAGTACTTCCAGCGGGAGCAGATCGACGTGCTAAAGATCGTCCCTTCTCATCTGGCCGCTTTGCAAAGCGGGCAACATCCGGAGCAGGTCATGCCGAAAAGCCACCTGATACTGGGTGGTGAAGCGTCGCGTCTCGAATGGATCGAGCAATTGCGGCGCCTGGCGCCGCAATGCAAAATCTACAACCATTACGGCCCGACGGAAACGACGGTCGGAGTATTGACCTATCATGTTGCGGCACCCTTGCCGGCAACGCAATCCGGTACTCTGCCTTTGGGTCGGCCGCTGCCCAACAGCCGCATCTACCTGCTCGACGAGCAAGGGCGGCCGGTGCCGGTTGGTGTACCCGGTGAATTGTGCATCGGCGGCCGCGGCGTAGCGCGTGGCTACCTGCGGCGTCCGGAACTAACTGCCGAGAAATTCGTGGCGGATCCATTCAGCCCTGATCCGGAACAGCGTCTGTATCGGAGCGGCGACCTGGCGCGTTACCTGCCGGATGGAAACATCGAGTTTTGCGGGCGCATCGACCAGCAGGTCAAAATCCATGGCAATAGGGTGGAACTCGGCGAAATCGAAGCGGCGCTGCGCGCGCAGGGTGGCGTGCGCGAGGCCCTCGTCATGGCGCGCGAGGATGAGCCCGACGTCAAGCAGCTGGTCGCCTATGTGGTGCCCAAGCGCATGGATCAACCGCTATGGGAAGGCAATGCACTGCATGTATTGCCCGATGGCTCGCCCGTGGCACATCTGAACCGGAACGAAACGGACTATATCTACAACGAAATCTTCGTCCTGCAAGCCTATCTGCGTCACGGCATCACCATCGAAGACGGCGACTGCATTGTCGATGCCGGCGCCAACATCGGGCTGTTTACAGTGTTTGCCAGCCGGCTGGCGCGCAACCTGAAGGTGATTTCATTCGAGCCCAACCCGGCCGCGTTTGCATGCCTGAAGGCCAACGCCATGGTCTGGGGCAGTTCGGTGAAGTGTCTGCCGCTGGGCCTGTCAAGCGAGAACAAATCGGCGGAGCTGACGTTCTTCGAGGGCATGTCGCTGCTATCCGGGTTCTATGCCGATGCGGCGACGGAACAAGACGTGGTCAAGAACTATGTTCTCAACCAGTCGGACGAGTCGCTGAACAATGAGACGTGGACGCAGGAAATCAGTGAATTGATCGACGACAAGCTCAAGACCAAGACGGTCTCCACCCAGCTGCGAACCCTGTCCAGCATAATCGCCGACGAGGGCATCGACCGCATCGACCTGCTCAAAGTCAATGTCGAAAAAAGCGAGCTGGATGTACTGATGGGCATCAGCCCCGACGATTGGCCGAAAATTCGCCAACTGGTCATCGAGGTTGACCTGGACAGCAACCTGGGGCCGATTTTAAGCCTGCTCGAGTTGTACGGCTTCGAGATGCTGGTCGAGCAGGACCCGTTGCTGAGCAGGACGGAACTCTGTTACGTATATGCCATACGGCCTTCGGCGGAGCATCGCCTCTTACAACAACAGAGTGCCGAAGAGCACCGGCGCACCCTGCCCGCCGCGGACGCGGAAATCCTGACACCCGTGACACTGCGCAATCATCTGAAGAAACGCCTGCCTGCTTATATGATGCCTGCGGCATTTGTACTGCTGGAAAAGCTGCCGCTGACGGCAAACGGCAAGATCGATCGCCAGGCGCTGCCGCCCTGGTCCGGCGCGAGCCGGGCGACGCCGGCAAACGACTCCGTCATGCCGCGCACGGAGACCGAGAGAGCGATCGCGGCCATCTGGGCGGAAATGCTGAAGCTCGATAGCGTCGGCGTCGACGACGATTTCTTCGACCTGGGCGGCCAGTCGTTGATGGCGATGAAACTCGTGTCGCGCATCCGCGATGCCTTCGGCGTGAATCTGCCGCTGCGCAATCTTTTCGATCATTCGACGGTCGCCGGACTGGCCGAGGTCGTCGACGGACTGGTGTGGCTGGCGCAGGCGCCCAGCCACGGTACCTGCGACCGGGAGGAGATCGATCTGTGA